The Sorangiineae bacterium MSr11367 genome window below encodes:
- the polX gene encoding DNA polymerase/3'-5' exonuclease PolX has product MSDSKQDVLDMLHELAELTMIEEGDPQSFRVRAYESAANAIEAQATDLGKLTAKDFQKIEGIGKSTAEKIRELLDTGKVEKLEVLRQKHPPSVVALLRIQGLGPKAVKRLRAELDVHSIDDLRAALAAQKLRGLKGFGAKSEEKLAASLARLEQQGTTSRTPISVALPLANRVVARMLELPGVTHASYCGSLRRFCETVGDVDIMVAGGDPARVMEAFVSMNLVERVLVQGDSKTSVVTKRGTQVDLRVVAQHQLGAALMYFTGSKGHNIKLRQRALTRGWTLNEYALSELEGGKVVASETEEQIYEALGLRFIPPMLREDAGEIEAAETGSLPRRMGKVMGDFHVHTTVSGDGRSSIEDVVAAAKARGYAVLALTDHAEGTLSGVGREAFLEQREKIRAMQAELGDSLKLLHGVELNIGPNGELDYDLEFRRGFDFCLASVHDHFELDRAAQTKRIVTAMQDPTVRMIGHLSARMIGGRPPIELDLDAILEAAESTGTALEVNGALPRLDMSVEALRRARGRDIQFVLTSDAHHADELERVRYASLNAERAWVDPDRVVNAGTAERLIAWTQAKRDGGGSA; this is encoded by the coding sequence ATGTCCGATTCGAAGCAAGACGTCCTCGACATGCTTCACGAGCTCGCCGAGCTCACGATGATCGAGGAGGGCGATCCCCAGTCGTTCCGCGTGCGCGCCTACGAGAGCGCAGCCAATGCCATCGAGGCGCAGGCCACGGATCTGGGGAAGCTCACCGCGAAGGATTTTCAGAAGATCGAGGGGATCGGCAAAAGCACGGCGGAAAAAATCCGCGAGCTGCTCGACACGGGCAAGGTCGAGAAGCTGGAAGTGTTGCGGCAGAAGCACCCGCCGAGCGTGGTGGCGTTGCTGCGCATCCAGGGCCTCGGTCCCAAGGCGGTGAAGCGCCTGCGCGCCGAACTCGACGTGCACTCCATCGACGATCTGCGCGCGGCGCTGGCAGCGCAAAAGCTGCGCGGGCTCAAGGGCTTCGGCGCGAAGTCGGAGGAGAAGCTCGCGGCGTCGCTGGCGCGGCTCGAACAACAGGGCACGACCTCGCGCACGCCCATTTCGGTGGCGCTGCCGCTGGCCAACCGCGTCGTGGCGCGCATGCTCGAGTTGCCCGGGGTGACGCACGCGTCCTACTGCGGTTCCCTGCGTCGCTTCTGCGAGACGGTGGGCGACGTGGACATCATGGTCGCGGGCGGAGATCCGGCCCGTGTGATGGAGGCGTTCGTGTCGATGAACCTGGTCGAGCGCGTGCTCGTGCAGGGCGACTCGAAGACGAGCGTGGTCACCAAGCGCGGAACGCAGGTGGATCTACGGGTGGTCGCGCAGCACCAGCTGGGCGCCGCGCTCATGTACTTCACCGGCTCCAAAGGGCACAACATCAAGCTTCGCCAGCGCGCCCTCACGCGCGGGTGGACGCTCAACGAGTACGCGCTGTCGGAGCTCGAAGGCGGCAAAGTCGTTGCCAGCGAAACGGAAGAGCAGATCTACGAGGCGCTGGGCCTTCGCTTCATTCCGCCCATGCTGCGGGAAGATGCGGGCGAGATCGAGGCGGCGGAAACGGGGTCCTTGCCGCGGCGCATGGGAAAGGTCATGGGCGACTTTCACGTGCACACCACGGTGTCGGGCGACGGGCGCTCCTCGATCGAGGACGTGGTGGCCGCCGCCAAGGCACGCGGTTACGCCGTGCTGGCGCTGACCGATCACGCCGAGGGAACGCTGTCCGGTGTGGGGCGAGAGGCATTTCTGGAGCAGCGCGAAAAGATCCGGGCGATGCAAGCGGAGCTCGGAGATTCGCTGAAGTTGCTCCACGGCGTGGAGCTGAACATCGGGCCCAACGGTGAGCTGGACTACGACTTGGAGTTCCGGCGCGGGTTCGATTTCTGCCTGGCATCGGTGCACGACCATTTCGAATTGGACCGCGCCGCACAGACGAAGCGCATCGTGACGGCGATGCAGGATCCCACGGTGCGCATGATCGGGCATCTGTCGGCGCGCATGATCGGCGGGCGGCCCCCCATCGAGCTGGATCTGGACGCAATCCTGGAGGCGGCGGAAAGCACGGGCACCGCGCTGGAGGTGAACGGCGCCCTGCCCCGCCTCGATATGTCCGTCGAGGCACTTCGGAGGGCACGCGGGCGGGATATCCAGTTCGTGCTCACCAGCGATGCCCACCACGCCGACGAATTGGAGCGCGTGCGCTATGCATCGTTGAACGCGGAGCGCGCGTGGGTGGACCCAGACCGAGTGGTGAACGCCGGCACGGCCGAGCGACTCATCGCCTGGACCCAAGCCAAACGCGACGGCGGCGGATCGGCATAG
- a CDS encoding PaaI family thioesterase, giving the protein MKETARIPKTQGHLRWIEQLVRGEVPPPPSAQLVGFRIVQIEPGRAVFELDAGPQHTNPMGTMHGGILCDLGDAAMGMAMSSTLEDDETFTTIELSAKYFKPVRTGRLTAVGRAIKRTRSLGALETDITDQAGSLVARLSSTCMVLRGEEAKGR; this is encoded by the coding sequence ATGAAAGAAACGGCACGGATTCCCAAGACGCAAGGGCACCTTCGTTGGATCGAGCAACTGGTTCGCGGTGAGGTTCCGCCGCCGCCGTCGGCGCAGCTCGTTGGCTTCCGCATCGTCCAAATCGAACCGGGGCGGGCGGTTTTCGAGTTGGATGCAGGCCCCCAGCACACGAACCCCATGGGAACGATGCATGGCGGCATCCTCTGCGACTTGGGCGATGCGGCCATGGGCATGGCGATGTCGTCGACCCTCGAGGACGACGAGACGTTCACCACCATCGAGCTCTCGGCGAAGTATTTCAAACCGGTCCGAACGGGACGGCTCACGGCCGTGGGGCGCGCGATCAAGCGCACGCGGAGCCTGGGCGCCCTCGAGACCGACATCACCGACCAAGCCGGCAGCCTCGTGGCCCGTCTCTCGAGTACCTGCATGGTGCTGCGTGGCGAGGAGGCCAAGGGCCGATGA
- a CDS encoding HlyD family secretion protein translates to MSAATSTTDVVATDAAAPPRKRRTPRLLAALGTVALVGAGSWYALTAGRENTDDAQVEGRVMNVSARVSGQVLHVRVTDNQTVDAGDVLVELDPADYQARFDAARADVVAARAQVEGARASLLLIEKTAPANVVQAKGGVTSATSSMASAQASIAEAKADYAAAASRKALAELNLKRSRALVEQNAVPQLDLDSRQTEFDNASAQLDQARARQLAAEAALAGSNGGIVLAKGRLTAADTSMEQVSSARAALALAEAKVEQTESARKLAELNLSYTTLRAARRGVVSRRTVEEGQMVSPDRPLFAIVPLDDVWVVANFKEDQLAEMHAGQPVSVRLDTYGRRDFQAHVESIAGGTGARFALLPPDNATGNFVKVVQRVPVLVRFDAPLDVDLRPGMSADVTVRTRPR, encoded by the coding sequence ATGAGCGCCGCAACTTCGACGACCGACGTGGTGGCCACGGACGCCGCCGCCCCGCCGCGCAAACGACGCACCCCGAGGCTTCTTGCGGCACTTGGCACGGTAGCCCTGGTGGGCGCGGGAAGCTGGTACGCGCTCACCGCCGGGCGTGAGAACACGGACGATGCGCAGGTGGAGGGCCGTGTGATGAACGTGTCCGCGCGCGTGTCCGGCCAAGTGCTCCACGTGCGCGTGACCGACAATCAAACGGTGGACGCGGGCGATGTGCTCGTGGAGCTCGACCCCGCGGATTACCAGGCCAGGTTCGATGCAGCGCGCGCCGATGTGGTGGCTGCGCGGGCGCAGGTCGAGGGCGCGCGGGCGTCGCTCTTGCTCATCGAGAAGACCGCGCCGGCGAACGTGGTGCAGGCCAAGGGCGGGGTGACCTCGGCCACGTCATCCATGGCGTCGGCGCAGGCCTCCATCGCGGAGGCCAAGGCCGATTACGCGGCCGCAGCATCGCGCAAGGCGCTGGCGGAGCTCAATTTGAAGCGGTCGCGCGCCCTGGTCGAGCAAAATGCCGTGCCGCAGCTGGATCTCGATTCGAGGCAGACGGAGTTCGACAATGCGAGCGCGCAGCTCGATCAGGCGCGTGCGCGGCAGCTGGCCGCGGAGGCGGCCCTGGCCGGCTCGAACGGTGGCATCGTCCTCGCGAAGGGCCGCCTCACCGCGGCGGATACGTCGATGGAGCAGGTGTCGTCCGCGCGCGCGGCGCTGGCGCTCGCCGAGGCGAAGGTCGAGCAGACCGAGTCGGCGCGCAAGCTGGCAGAGCTCAATCTGTCGTACACGACGCTCCGTGCGGCCCGTCGGGGTGTGGTCTCGCGGCGCACCGTCGAAGAGGGACAGATGGTGAGCCCCGATCGTCCGCTGTTCGCCATCGTGCCGCTGGACGACGTGTGGGTGGTGGCGAACTTCAAAGAGGACCAACTCGCCGAGATGCACGCCGGCCAGCCGGTGAGCGTGCGGCTCGATACGTACGGCCGCCGCGATTTCCAGGCCCACGTGGAGAGCATTGCCGGGGGAACGGGCGCGCGTTTCGCGCTTCTTCCGCCGGACAACGCGACGGGCAACTTCGTCAAGGTCGTGCAGCGCGTTCCGGTGTTGGTGCGGTTCGACGCTCCGCTGGACGTGGACCTCCGCCCGGGCATGAGCGCCGACGTCACCGTTCGAACGAGGCCGCGGTGA
- a CDS encoding DHA2 family efflux MFS transporter permease subunit produces the protein MSAADEGTLLRGNKVLITMGTMFAGLMAFLDISIVNVALNDIRANFGTPLDRIAWISTAYAMANITIIPMSGWLLKRFGFRRYYTASILVFTAASALCGLSWNLLSLVVFRILQGLGGGAIIPTSQSVLFSRYPEKQHGMAGALFAIGAITGPLLGPTIGGYLVDFASWHWIFFVNIPFGLFAAYIAWTQIEQPGFVPDRAPVDRFGIALLAVGMVSLQYVLEEGNRDGWFESTTITVLAVVAAISLIGFISHELETPHPVVELRVFANRGYAAATTLNFLVGTAVFAGSLLLSLYCGNIMHYRALEIGHVFLLGSWIQILIFPLAGRLVTKVDPRLLLVLANTGIFTSLWLNAHLTADADLGAIVKPLFIRAVGTGIGFVPLTFLAVQALPIAQRPGGTALFNLTRELGASIGTAWMTTMLDRESKRAFTFMTSHVDAYSPLVADQASLLEHGPGARLADPHGAALAVLKLRIDQQALLRAFNGNFMMLALAFLAASWLILLMRKPKTGATVDTKAAH, from the coding sequence GTGAGCGCCGCGGACGAGGGAACGCTTCTGCGCGGGAACAAGGTGCTCATCACCATGGGCACCATGTTTGCCGGATTGATGGCATTTCTCGATATTTCCATCGTGAACGTGGCGCTGAACGACATTCGCGCCAACTTCGGCACGCCGCTGGATCGCATTGCGTGGATCTCCACGGCGTACGCAATGGCGAACATCACGATCATCCCCATGTCGGGCTGGTTGCTCAAGCGCTTCGGATTCCGCCGCTATTACACGGCGTCCATTCTCGTCTTCACGGCGGCCAGCGCCTTGTGCGGCCTCTCGTGGAATCTCCTTTCCCTGGTGGTATTTCGCATTCTCCAGGGACTGGGCGGCGGCGCCATCATTCCAACGTCGCAAAGCGTCCTGTTCTCGCGCTATCCGGAAAAGCAGCACGGCATGGCCGGTGCGCTCTTTGCCATTGGCGCGATCACCGGGCCACTCCTTGGGCCGACCATTGGCGGATACTTGGTCGACTTTGCAAGTTGGCATTGGATCTTCTTCGTCAATATTCCATTCGGCCTCTTTGCCGCCTACATCGCCTGGACCCAAATCGAGCAACCGGGCTTCGTTCCCGACCGTGCACCGGTGGATCGCTTTGGCATCGCCCTATTGGCCGTCGGCATGGTGTCGCTGCAATACGTGCTCGAGGAGGGGAATCGTGATGGCTGGTTCGAGAGCACGACCATCACGGTGCTGGCCGTGGTGGCGGCGATTTCCCTCATCGGCTTCATCAGCCACGAGCTGGAGACACCGCACCCGGTGGTCGAATTGCGCGTATTTGCCAATCGCGGATACGCGGCCGCCACCACGCTCAACTTTCTCGTGGGGACGGCCGTTTTCGCGGGCTCGCTCTTGTTGTCGCTCTACTGCGGCAACATCATGCATTACCGCGCCCTGGAGATCGGGCACGTTTTCCTCCTGGGAAGCTGGATCCAGATCTTGATCTTCCCCCTGGCGGGCCGCCTCGTCACTAAAGTCGATCCTCGCCTTCTCCTCGTACTGGCCAATACTGGCATCTTTACGAGCCTCTGGCTGAATGCGCACCTCACCGCGGACGCGGACCTCGGGGCCATCGTCAAACCGCTCTTCATCCGCGCCGTGGGCACGGGCATCGGCTTCGTGCCCCTCACGTTTCTCGCCGTCCAAGCGCTCCCCATCGCACAGCGCCCCGGCGGCACCGCTTTGTTCAACCTGACGCGCGAGCTCGGCGCCTCGATCGGCACCGCGTGGATGACCACCATGCTCGATCGCGAAAGCAAACGAGCCTTCACCTTCATGACCAGCCATGTGGATGCCTACAGCCCCCTGGTGGCTGATCAAGCCTCCCTGCTCGAGCACGGCCCCGGTGCGCGCCTGGCCGATCCCCACGGCGCCGCCCTCGCGGTGCTGAAGCTCCGCATCGATCAGCAGGCGTTGCTTCGCGCCTTCAATGGGAACTTTATGATGCTTGCCCTTGCATTCCTCGCCGCGAGCTGGCTCATTCTTTTGATGCGAAAGCCAAAGACCGGCGCCACCGTCGATACGAAGGCCGCGCATTAA
- the katG gene encoding catalase/peroxidase HPI gives MATESKCPFHHAVGGGTSNRDWWPNQLPIDLLHQHSSKSDPMGGEFDYAKEFQSLDFAALKKDLAALMTDSQSWWPADFGHYGPLFIRMAWHSAGTYRIGDGRGGGGRGQQRFAPLNSWPDNASLDKARRLLWPIKQKYGRKISWADLFILTGNVALESMGFKTFGFAGGREDVWEPDLDVYWGTEKKWLGGDTRYSGERDLANPLAAVQMGLIYVNPEGPNGNPDPIAAARDIRDTFGRMAMDDEETVALIAGGHTFGKTHGAGEASQVGCDPEAGEIEAQGLGWKCGFNTGIGVDAITSGLEVTWTTTPTKWNNDFFKHLFGYEWELTKSPAGAHQWKPKGDAGAGTVPAAHDTSKRIAPAMLTTDLALRLDPAYEKISRRFMEHPDQFADAFARAWFKLTHRDMGPRARYLGPEVPAEELLWQDPVPAVNHPLVDEKDIASLKSKILASGLSVAQLVSTAWAAASSFRGSDKRGGANGGRIRLAPQKDWAVNEPAKLAQVLETLGGIQRDFNGAASGGKKISLADLVVLAGSAGIEQAAKNAGHAVTVPFTPGRTDATQEQTDVTSFAVLEPLADGFRNYQKTRYSVQAEVLLLDKAQLLTLTAPEMTLLVGGLRVLGANFDGSKHGVFTTKTGALTNDFFVNLLDMGTEWTATSDAKDVFEGRDRKTGAVKWTGTRVDLVFGSNAQLRAIAEVYGSSDAQASFVRDFVAAWTKVMNLDRFDVR, from the coding sequence ATGGCAACCGAGAGCAAATGCCCGTTCCATCACGCCGTCGGCGGCGGCACGTCGAACCGTGACTGGTGGCCGAACCAGCTTCCGATCGATCTTCTCCATCAGCATTCCTCCAAATCCGACCCAATGGGCGGGGAGTTCGACTACGCCAAGGAATTCCAAAGCCTCGACTTCGCGGCGCTGAAAAAAGACCTCGCTGCGCTGATGACCGACTCCCAGTCGTGGTGGCCTGCGGATTTCGGTCACTACGGACCGCTGTTCATTCGCATGGCATGGCACAGCGCCGGCACCTACCGCATCGGAGACGGACGTGGCGGCGGCGGGCGCGGGCAGCAACGCTTCGCGCCGCTCAATAGCTGGCCGGACAATGCGAGCCTCGACAAAGCGCGCCGCCTGCTCTGGCCGATCAAGCAGAAGTACGGCCGCAAGATCTCCTGGGCCGACCTCTTCATTCTCACCGGCAACGTCGCGCTCGAGAGCATGGGATTCAAGACCTTCGGCTTCGCCGGCGGCCGCGAGGACGTGTGGGAGCCGGATCTGGATGTGTACTGGGGTACGGAGAAGAAATGGCTCGGCGGCGACACCCGCTACTCGGGTGAGCGCGATCTCGCCAATCCGCTGGCGGCCGTCCAGATGGGGCTCATCTACGTCAATCCGGAGGGGCCGAACGGGAACCCCGATCCGATCGCGGCGGCGCGGGACATCCGCGACACGTTCGGACGTATGGCGATGGATGACGAGGAGACCGTCGCGCTCATCGCCGGCGGCCACACCTTCGGCAAGACGCACGGCGCGGGCGAGGCATCGCAGGTTGGCTGCGATCCGGAAGCGGGCGAGATCGAAGCCCAGGGCCTCGGCTGGAAGTGCGGGTTCAATACCGGCATCGGCGTCGACGCCATCACGAGCGGTCTCGAGGTCACCTGGACCACCACGCCGACGAAGTGGAACAACGACTTCTTCAAGCACTTGTTCGGTTACGAGTGGGAGCTCACGAAGAGCCCCGCGGGCGCGCACCAATGGAAACCGAAAGGTGATGCCGGCGCGGGCACCGTCCCGGCCGCGCACGACACGTCGAAGCGCATCGCCCCCGCGATGCTGACCACGGACCTCGCGCTTCGCCTCGATCCGGCGTACGAGAAGATCTCCCGGCGCTTCATGGAGCACCCGGATCAATTCGCCGATGCGTTCGCGCGCGCGTGGTTCAAGCTCACCCATCGCGACATGGGACCGCGCGCCCGCTACCTCGGACCCGAGGTGCCGGCCGAAGAGCTCCTCTGGCAGGATCCCGTCCCCGCGGTGAATCATCCGCTGGTCGACGAGAAGGACATCGCCTCGCTCAAGAGCAAGATCCTCGCGTCGGGCCTGTCCGTCGCGCAGCTCGTCTCCACGGCGTGGGCCGCGGCTTCCTCCTTCCGCGGCTCGGACAAGCGCGGCGGAGCCAACGGCGGGCGCATTCGACTCGCACCGCAGAAGGATTGGGCGGTCAATGAGCCCGCCAAGCTCGCGCAGGTGCTCGAGACACTCGGCGGCATCCAGCGCGACTTTAACGGCGCGGCCTCGGGCGGGAAGAAGATTTCGCTCGCCGACTTGGTCGTGCTCGCCGGCTCGGCGGGCATCGAGCAGGCCGCGAAGAACGCCGGTCATGCGGTGACGGTTCCCTTCACCCCCGGACGAACCGATGCCACGCAGGAGCAGACCGACGTCACGTCGTTCGCCGTGCTGGAGCCGCTCGCCGACGGGTTCCGCAATTACCAGAAGACCCGCTACAGCGTGCAGGCCGAAGTGCTCCTTCTCGACAAGGCGCAGCTGCTCACCTTGACCGCGCCCGAGATGACCTTGCTCGTGGGCGGACTCCGCGTGCTCGGGGCCAACTTCGACGGGTCGAAGCACGGCGTCTTCACCACGAAGACGGGGGCGCTGACCAACGACTTCTTCGTGAACCTGCTCGACATGGGCACGGAGTGGACCGCCACGTCGGACGCGAAGGACGTGTTCGAAGGCCGCGATCGCAAGACCGGCGCGGTGAAATGGACCGGGACGCGGGTCGATCTCGTCTTCGGCTCCAATGCCCAGCTCCGCGCCATCGCGGAGGTCTATGGAAGCTCGGACGCGCAGGCATCGTTCGTCCGTGACTTCGTCGCCGCGTGGACGAAGGTGATGAACCTCGATCGCTTCGACGTCCGCTGA
- a CDS encoding DcaP family trimeric outer membrane transporter, which yields MKLRSTAARVVMAAVVSFSGDAGADELPPGTFRIPGTTTTLTLSGHARLDVTYDFKSRDPLVTGEDFGTLTSRLPLNSSFEGRKNGQLYMTARTSRLGIATMTDAGWADIGSRIEGDFWSGNLLSSQTFTNSVLFRLRHAYGTLSGRYGTLLVGQTWTTFLDLVAFPDVVDWIGPGSTAAIRQPMIRYVIPLPARSSFALALENAPGTDQNGITDGPGTKQPFTRKVQRIPDLIGRFSMAGDWGTASVGAVATQYRDAGAPGADSYSKYGWGVSAAAAVKIFNDTFRTTVAGGRGIGRYIVAAGTTGQAATNTGDSFVLWNALGYHVNYTHVWSPQLRSNAVWSQTLMANNGASTADAPYEATVDPATGELIDPFVNQRIEELFVNTFFTLTKQVEFGLEYAFSQRHTFGNDAAPSQVGTMHRITTTALFSLF from the coding sequence TTGAAGCTTCGATCGACGGCTGCGCGCGTCGTGATGGCGGCGGTGGTATCGTTTTCCGGCGACGCGGGGGCCGACGAGCTGCCGCCCGGCACGTTCCGCATTCCCGGAACGACGACGACGCTCACCTTGTCGGGCCATGCGCGGCTCGACGTGACGTACGACTTCAAGAGCCGCGATCCGCTCGTCACGGGGGAGGATTTCGGGACGCTCACCTCGCGGCTTCCGCTCAATTCGAGCTTCGAGGGCCGGAAAAACGGGCAGCTCTACATGACGGCCCGCACGAGTCGCCTCGGCATCGCCACCATGACGGACGCGGGGTGGGCCGACATCGGGAGTCGCATCGAGGGCGATTTCTGGTCCGGCAATCTCCTCTCGAGCCAGACGTTCACCAACTCGGTACTCTTCCGGCTGCGGCATGCCTACGGCACCTTGAGCGGCCGGTACGGAACGCTGCTGGTCGGCCAGACGTGGACGACCTTTCTCGATCTCGTGGCATTTCCCGACGTCGTGGACTGGATTGGCCCGGGCTCCACCGCGGCCATCCGCCAGCCGATGATCCGCTACGTCATTCCCCTTCCCGCCCGTTCCAGCTTCGCCCTCGCGCTCGAGAACGCACCGGGAACCGATCAAAATGGGATCACCGACGGCCCGGGAACGAAACAGCCGTTCACCCGCAAAGTGCAGCGTATCCCCGATCTGATCGGTCGTTTCTCGATGGCCGGCGATTGGGGCACGGCCTCGGTGGGTGCCGTGGCGACGCAGTACCGCGATGCGGGCGCGCCGGGTGCGGATTCGTATTCGAAGTATGGGTGGGGTGTCAGTGCGGCGGCAGCCGTGAAAATATTCAATGACACGTTCCGCACCACCGTCGCGGGCGGACGGGGCATCGGACGTTACATCGTTGCCGCAGGAACGACCGGGCAAGCTGCGACGAACACCGGGGATAGCTTCGTCCTGTGGAACGCACTCGGGTACCACGTGAATTATACCCACGTGTGGAGTCCGCAGCTGCGCTCCAATGCCGTCTGGAGTCAAACGCTCATGGCGAACAACGGGGCCAGCACCGCGGACGCGCCCTACGAAGCGACGGTCGATCCGGCAACGGGCGAGCTGATCGACCCGTTCGTGAACCAGAGGATCGAAGAGCTGTTCGTGAATACGTTCTTCACCCTGACCAAGCAGGTCGAGTTCGGCCTCGAATATGCGTTCTCGCAGCGGCACACGTTCGGCAACGACGCGGCGCCCTCGCAAGTGGGAACGATGCACCGCATCACGACGACGGCGCTTTTTTCTCTTTTCTAG